The proteins below come from a single Caulobacter flavus genomic window:
- a CDS encoding AAA family ATPase gives MIKDAEAAREQEVAAWLGAKADQTIETSCARVFLVGESAFKVKRPVDFGFLDYSTLELRRWSLQRELSFNRAAAPDIYRAVRQLTRTADGGIEIDGAGEVVEYLLEMRRFDGESVLASQPWAIDDALEESLGRTIAQFHAGAALRPQGGGVSALGYTIASNANLLRGLAPRLGAQAVERLIEETDLALKRLGPQLDARAGQGFARHCHGDLHLGNILIEEGKPILFDCIEFNDALSDIDVQYDLAFLLMDLDFRRRRDAAGRVLNAYLDEAARTFGEGLWTGLAALPLMLSVRAAVRTHVWAYTGDDEAARAYLATAIEHLAPKPVSLVATGGLSGSGKSTFARVCAPGLGAAPGAVVLRTDEIRKRLWNVPSLQRLPKEAYTSEVSDKVYDELFRDAELVLKAGRSVVVDAVFIKPEQRARAEALAKKLDVAFQGVWLEAPADVLRARVAARVNDASDADVAVLESQLVRETGDIDWRRVDTVSAFEDEARALAEQMG, from the coding sequence GTGATCAAGGACGCGGAAGCGGCGCGCGAGCAGGAAGTGGCGGCCTGGCTGGGAGCCAAGGCCGACCAGACGATCGAGACCTCATGCGCGCGGGTGTTCCTGGTGGGCGAGTCCGCCTTCAAGGTGAAGCGCCCGGTCGACTTCGGTTTCCTCGACTATTCGACGCTGGAGCTGCGCCGCTGGTCGCTGCAGCGCGAGCTGTCGTTCAACCGCGCCGCCGCGCCCGACATCTATCGCGCCGTGCGCCAGCTGACCCGGACCGCCGACGGCGGGATCGAGATCGACGGGGCCGGCGAGGTTGTCGAGTACCTGCTGGAGATGCGCCGGTTCGACGGCGAATCCGTGCTGGCCTCGCAGCCCTGGGCCATCGACGACGCGCTGGAGGAGTCGCTGGGCCGCACCATCGCCCAGTTCCACGCCGGCGCCGCGCTGCGCCCGCAGGGCGGCGGCGTGTCGGCCCTGGGCTACACCATCGCCTCCAACGCCAACCTGCTGCGGGGCCTCGCCCCGCGCCTGGGCGCCCAGGCCGTCGAGCGGCTGATCGAGGAGACGGACCTGGCCCTCAAGCGCCTGGGGCCCCAGCTCGACGCCCGCGCCGGCCAGGGCTTCGCCCGCCACTGCCACGGCGACCTGCACCTGGGGAACATCCTGATCGAGGAGGGCAAGCCGATCCTCTTCGACTGCATCGAGTTCAACGACGCCCTGTCGGACATCGACGTCCAGTACGACCTGGCGTTCCTGCTGATGGACCTGGACTTCCGCCGCCGCCGCGACGCCGCCGGGCGGGTGCTGAACGCCTATCTCGACGAGGCGGCTCGCACCTTCGGCGAGGGGCTGTGGACAGGCCTGGCCGCCCTGCCGCTGATGCTCAGCGTCCGCGCCGCCGTGCGCACCCACGTCTGGGCCTATACCGGCGACGACGAGGCCGCGCGCGCCTATCTGGCCACGGCCATCGAGCACCTGGCTCCCAAGCCGGTCAGTCTGGTGGCCACGGGCGGCCTGTCGGGCTCGGGCAAGTCGACCTTCGCCCGCGTCTGCGCGCCGGGCCTGGGCGCCGCGCCCGGCGCGGTGGTGCTGCGCACCGACGAGATCCGCAAGCGCCTGTGGAACGTGCCATCGCTGCAGCGGCTGCCCAAGGAGGCCTATACCTCCGAAGTCAGCGACAAGGTCTATGACGAGCTGTTCCGCGACGCCGAACTGGTGCTCAAGGCCGGTCGTTCGGTCGTGGTCGACGCCGTGTTCATCAAGCCCGAGCAGCGCGCCCGCGCCGAAGCGCTCGCCAAGAAGCTCGACGTCGCGTTCCAGGGCGTCTGGCTTGAAGCGCCCGCCGACGTCCTGCGCGCCCGGGTCGCCGCCCGCGTCAACGACGCCTCCGACGCCGACGTCGCCGTGCTGGAAAGCCAGCTGGTCCGCGAGACGGGCGACATCGACTGGCGCCGTGTCGACACCGTCAGCGCCTTCGAGGACGAGGCCAGGGCCCTGGCTGAGCAGATGGGGTGA